One Methylocystis iwaonis genomic window, CGCGGCGAAGGCGCGACGCGAAACGTGGTTTTGATCCCGCAGTCGGCGCATGGCACCAATCCGGCGACGGCGGCGCTGCTTGGCTTTTCCGTGCGCGTCGTGCCGGGCGCCGATGATGGAACAGTCCGCGCGGCGGCGGTGAAAGAAGCGCTCGGCCCCGACGTTGCGGCGCTCATGCTGACGAACCCCAATACCTGCGGTCTCTTCGAGCGTGAGATCATCGAGATCGCCGACGCCGTTCACGAGGCGGGCGCTTATTTCTACTGCGACGGCGCCAACTTCAACGCCATCGCCGGCGTGGCGCGGCCGGGCGATTTCGGCGTCGACGCCATGCATATCAATCTGCACAAGACCTTCTCGACGCCGCATGGCGGCGGCGGTCCGGGCGCGGGTCCGGTCGTGCTGTCGGAAAGACTGGCGCCCTTCGCGCCCGTGCCGTTCCTTCGCCGCAACGGCGAAGCGCTCGAGCTTGTCGAGCACGCGGAGGGAACGCAAAGCTTCGGCCGCATGACGGCTTTCCATGGTCAGATGGGCATGTTCGTGCGCGCGCTCGCCTATCTTCTGGCGCATGGCGGCGATGGCGTGGCGCAGGCTTCCAAAGACGCGGTGCTGTCGGCCAATTACGTGCGCGCGTCATTGCGCGACGTCATGAGCCAGCCGTTCGGCGATCGCCTCTGCATGCATGAAGTTCTGTTCGACGACGCCTGGCTCAAGGGCACAGGCGTCTCGACGCTCGATTTCGCCAAGGCGATGATCGACGAGGGCTACCATCCGATGACGATCTATTTCCCGCTCGTCGCGCATGGCGCCATGCTGATCGAGCCGACGGAATCAGAATCGAAAGCCTCGCTCGATCTCTTCATTGCGACGCTGCGCGATCTGGCGAAGCGCGCGAAGGAAGGCGACGCCAAGCGCTTCACCCAGGCCCCGCGCTTCGCGCCGCGCCGGCGCGTCGACGAGACAGCAGCGGCGCGCAAGCCCGTGCTGAGGTGGAGCGCGGAGTCTCCGTCATTGCGAGGAGCGTAGCGACGAAGCAATCCAGAGGGTAATTGCCGCCCTGGATTGCTTCGCTGCGCTCGCAATGACGGGGCGTCTTCCCAGCGCTCAAAGGAGTGATCGGGAATCCAGAGCAAGGTTAGCGCTAGCTGCGCGATCTGGCGCGCCCGTGCTGAAGCGGTGCGCGCAGTCTCCGTCATTGCGAGGAGCGTAGCGACGAAGCAATCCAGAGCAACTATTGCAGCCCTGGATTGCTTCGCTGCGCTCGCAATGACGAGAGTGTCATTCCCGACGCTCGCAAAGCGAGCGATCGGGAATCCAGAGCGGAACCAGCGCTCTTGTGGCTCTGGATTCCCGGTCGGGCTTGCAGCCCGCCGGGAATGACAATCGCCAACGCGAGCAGTTCAAACTGGAACGGCGTCACTTCCGCCCGAAAAGCTTCTCTATGTCCGAGAGCTTCAGCTCCACATAAGTGGGCCTGCCATGATTGCATTGCGCCGCGCCCGGCGTCGTCTCCATCTCGCGTAACAGCGCGTTCATCTCGGTGGCGCTCAGGCGCCGGCCGGCGCGCACCGAATGATGACAGGCGCAGGTCGCGAGCACATGGTCGAGACGTCGGGAAAGGCCGCGCGCGTCGCCGTCTTCGGCCAGGAGATCGGCGATGTCTTCGACAAGCCGCTTGTGATTCACCTCGCCCAGAGCCGCCGGCGCCTCTCGCACCATGACGGCGCCGGGTCCGAAGGGTTCGATCACGAGACCGAGCGCGCCGAGTTCCTCGAAGGCGCCGGCGAGCGCATTCATGCGCCCCTCGTCGAGATCGACGACGACGGGAATAAGCAGCATCTGCCGCGCGACGCCCGTCTCCGCGCGTTGCTTCTTGAGCTTCTCATAGACGAGCCGCTCATGCGCCGCATGCTGGTCGACGATGACGAGCCCATCGCGCGTCTGCGCGATAATATAGGTTTCATGCAATTGCGCGCGCGCGGCGCCGAGCGGCGCGTCGTCGAGCGTCTCTGTCGGCGCCTCATGCACGCGCGCCATTGGCGCGCCGGTGTCGAAGGTCGCTTGCGGCGCTTCGGCAAAACCGCTCGGCGCATAGGGAGAGTCGGCCACGCGCCAGTCCGCGGGCGGCGGCGCGCGATAGGGCGGCGGCTCACGCGGGCCGTTGTAACGCGCGAGCATATCGATCGCCGTGCGGGCGTTGGTGTTGGCGCTGCGATGGCTCTTCTCGGCCAGCGCCTGTTTCAGCGCGCCCACCACAAGGCCGCGCACGAGGCCGGGATCGGCGAAGCGCACTTCCGCCTTGGCCGGATGCACGTTCACATCGACGATGCGCGGATCACAGTCGATGAAAAGCGCTGCGACAGGGTGACGGTCATGCGCGAGAAAATCGAGATAGGCGGCGCGAATGGCGCCGGCGAAGAGCTTGTCGCGCACGGGCCGCCCATTGATATAGACATATTGCGCCTGCGCATTGCCGCGATTGTAGGTGGGGAGGCTCGCGAGCCCGGTTAGCCGCACCCCCTCGCGCTCGGCGTCGATCGCAAAGGCGTTGGCGCGAAATTCTTCGCCCAGCACCTGCGCGATGCGGCGGGCGGCGTCTTCGCCGCAGGCAGGATAGTCGAAGAGCGCGCCGCTGTCGGCGGAGAGCGCGAAGCGCACCTCGGGATGCGCCATGGCGAGGCGCTTGACCACATCGACGACGGCCGCCGTCTCCGTGCGGTCGGTTTTCAGGAATTTCAGCCGCGCCGGCGTCGCGGCGAAAAGCGCGCGGGCTTCGATCCGCGTGCCGCGCGGCCAACTCGATGGACCAAGCCCGCGCTTCTCGCCCGCCTCCACGCGAATGGAAAAACCATGCGACGCCTCCTTGGCGCGCGTATCGATCGTGAGGTCGGCGACGGCCGCGATGGAGGGCAGCGCCTCGCCGCGAAAGCCGAGAGTCGCGATATGGGTGAGGTCGCCGTCCGGAATTTTGGAGGTGGCGTGGCGCTCGACGGCGAGCGCGAGATCGTGCTCATCCATGCCGCAACCGTCGTCGATGACGCGAATGAGCTTGCGGCCGCCGTCTTCGATGGCGACGTCGATGCGCGTCGCGCCGGCGTCGAGCGCATTCTCGACCAGTTCCTTCACCGCCGAAGCCGGCCGCTCGACCACTTCGCCGGCGGCGATGCGATCGACGAGGATGGGATCGAGACGACGGACGGCCATCAGCACGAAACTCCGAAGCGCCCTAGCATTCTGGCGCGTTAATGAATTCCGCTTGCTTGGCGCTTTGTCATCCTCAACGCTCGCAAAGTGAGCGATCGGGACTCCAGAGCAACATAACGAACGCGGCTCTGGATTCCCGGTCGGGCCGCAGGCCCGCCGGGAATGACAAGCCCCAATGCAAGCTGTTCAAACGAGAACGCTACCGCGTCGCGCCCGGCTTCCACAGCACGTCGCCCTTTTCGCGATTGGCGTAGCGCGAGGCGACGAACAGGAAGTCGGAGAGACGATTTACATAAGCAAGCGCTACGGCCGAAAGCTCCTCGCCTTCGGTCTGCATCAGCGTCACCATCACGCGCTCGGCGCGGCGGCAGATGGTGCGGGCAAGATGGAGATGCGCGGCGACGGGCGTTCCGGCTGGCAGCACGAAGGAGCGCAGCGGCGCGAGATCGGCGTTGAGCGCGTCGATCTCTTTTTCCAGCCGCGCCACCTGCGAGGGCAGGATGACGAGCCGCATCGACGGATCGACCGGCTTGGCGGGATCGTGCGGGGTGGCAAGCTCGGCGCCGAGATCGAAGAGATCGTTCTGAATGCGCTCCAGCATGGCGTCGAGCGCGGTGTCGTTAACCGCAAGACGCGCGACGCCAATCGCGGCGTTGGTCTCGTCGATTGCGCCATAAGCCTCGACGCGAATGTCGTCCTTGCGACGGCGGGCGCCGGTGGCGAGCGAGGTGGCGCCCTTGTCGCCGCCCCGCGTGTAAATCCTGTCGAGCTTGACCACGTCGATCAGCGTCCTTTGAAATATAGCGCCGCCAGCGCAATGGCGAGCGCGACGAATTGCAGGCCGACGCGCCAGCGCATCAGCGTCTGCGATCGTTGGGGCGCGCCTTCCCCGCCGCGAAACATATTGATGAAGCCGGCGAGGAGCACCGCGAAAACCGCCGCGGCGGCGACGAAGACCAGCGTATTGGACAAGGCGATCAACTCCCGGGCAGGTTAATCCGCAGCAAGTAGAGCTCCATACCTCCCCTTTACGGGGAGGTCGGCGGCCAAAGGCCGCCGGGTGGGGTTCACGCCGCTACGACCGTCGTTGGGGCTTTATCCCACCCGACCCCGCTTACGCGGGGCCACCCTCCCCGTAAAGGGGAGGGATGGACTCACGCCAGCTATGTCAATCGGGAGCCCCGGATTCGTCAGTTTCACCGCCGCAGCAGGCGTTGCAGATAATCCAGCTCCTCGGTCGGGCGCTCGGGCTGGCCGAGGCGGCGGCGCAGCTCCTCCTGCACGCGATGGGCGCGTTGCGCCGGCGGCAGGCCGAGCGGATCATATTTCTCGTGCGATGCGCGCTGGCCGCCCGACGAGCGCCCGAGCGGATCGCGCCCCTGGCCAAAGCGCCCGCGCGCCTTCCCATGGCCCTTGCCGCTCTGGCCCTCTTCGCCTTCCTCGCCCTGCTGGCCGTCGCCGCGCATCTGCTCGGCGAGCTTGTCGGCGCCCTTGCGCAGGGACTCCACCGCGCGGCCCTGGGCGTCGACGGCCTTTCCGCGCCCCTCGCCGCCGGGCTTCAACGCCTCTTCGGCTTCCTTCATCGACTTGCGGGCCTCGTCGAGCGCCTCGCCGGCCTCGCCCGCTTCACCCTTCATTGCATCCTGCTGATGCTCAAGCTTGTCGCGCAGGCCCTGTTGACGCTGGCGCTCCGGAGCGGCGTCGTCGCCCGCCTGCGCCTGGCCCTTCTTGCCCCCGCGCTGTTGCGGCCTGCGGGCGTCGTCATCCGACGGGTTCTTCATCCCCTGGAAGGTGTCGTCGCGCAGCCGCTGCTCCTCGCGCGCAAGCTGGTCGATCTCGGAGAGCGCCTGCTGCATTTCGCGGCGTTTCTTTTCGCGGGCGGCGTTCTGAGCGCCGCTGGCGTCGCCCGTCTGGGCGTTTTCCATAATGTCCTGCAATTCGTCGAGGAGCCGCTGCGCCTCGGCCATATCCCCGGACTTCATCGCCTTTTCGATGTCGTCGAGCATGGCCTGCAGATCATTGGGGGTGACGCTGTCGGGATCGCTCGCATTGTCGCTCTGCTGTTCCGGCGGCTGCGCGCGGGCGCCGAGCTGCTCCAGGAATTTATCGAGCGCGGCGCGCAAATCCTGCGTGCGTTTGGCGATCTCCTCCTCATTGGCGCCCCGCGCCAAGGCGTCGCGCAGCGCCTGTTCGGCGGCGCGCAGATCGCGCTCGGCTTGCGGCGTATTGCCGTCTTCGAGACTGAGCGCCATGGCCCAGAGCATGTCGGCGACGCCGCGCAATTCGTCATCGCCCGGCTTTCCCTCCAGGCTGCGGCGCGCGGCGCGCAGGCCGAGATGGATCGCGGAGGGCGTTTCAAAAACGTCTGGCGCGATCGACAGCGCCTCCAGCGCGGCGCGCACATCGGCGCGTCGATCGGGATCGAGCGCCAAAATGCGCCGCTGCTCGACGAGCGCCCTGGCGAGCGGTTTGGTGAAGCGGCGCTGTGGCAGCGTCACCTCGGTCGGATCGGAAGCGCCTTCATTGCCGGCGGCGTCCTTCGCGACGAGACGCATGGTCATCCTGGCGCCCGCATAGGGGCTGTCGGCGAGATCGAGCGTCGCGCGGCCCTCGCCCAATCCGCCGGCGCCCGCCGGAAGCTCCAATGGCAGGCGCGGCGGCTCGTAAAGCGCGCGGCCGGCGGCAGCCGGCTTGCTGAACTCGGCCTCGGCGCTCACGACGCCGTAATCGTCCTCGGCGCGGTAGGAGAGCGTCATCGTGCCGCGCGCATTGTTGCGCGGCTTGCCGACAAGCTCGATCGTGGGGACGAGGTCGGGAATGGCGGCGATGGTGAAGCTGCGGCCATCCGGGAGATCGATCCGCGCGTCCCCGGCGAGACCAAAGCCCCGCTCCTTCTTCTCCGCGGAGTCGATTGGCGTCAGCGCGCCTTCGACAGAGACGCTGGCGCCCGCCGGCCGCAGCCGCAACGTCGAATTCACGGGCGCCTGAACCGTCCCGCTCTCCTGCGCGAGCACGATGGGCGGGCGCCCCATGTAAGCCGGCGGATCGAACCAGGCGTCGATGCGTTGCGCGGGCTCCAGCAGATGAATGGCGCGCCAGTCGAAAGCGGCGGCGAGCCGGGCGCGCTTTTCATCCCCGGCGACGAAGGCGGCGGCGACCGCGGCGACAAGCGCGAAAGCGCGCAGCGCATAAGGATCGCGCTCGGGCAGGCGCGGGCGCGGGGCCGCGACGGGCGTCTGCGCCAGCGCCGTCTCCAGCCGCTTGCGGTGCAGAGCCCAGAGGGCGGCGGTGGCGGGATCGGCGTCTTGCGCCGCAAGCGTATCGTCGAGCGAGGCGGCGGGCTTCAGCGGGCCATCTGCGGCGGCGTCCAGGCGCGCGGCGGCGGCCTTGCGCTTGGGCAGGCCGCGGGCGATTTCGCGCGCCGCGAGGTAGAGCGCCAGAAAGCCGAAGAGAGACACGCCGAGCATACGCGCTTCGACCGGGACCGCGCGCCAAAAGCCGAGCCACGACAGCGCCACGAAAAACAAGGCCAGCGTGACGAGCGCCGCGCCGAGCCTCAGCAGCCGCTCGGCCAGGATCGCCGTCGCAGAACGGCGCAGCGCATATTCCAACGCGCCCGCGCTGTCCAGCCGGCCGTTTTCGTTCTTCGAGGAAAGATCCATTCGCGCTCCGGCGAGACGAGGTCTCGGTAGAGATGGCGGTCTGCCGCCGACTATACAATCCATGCGGCCCGAAGGCTAAGCAGAAGAAGGAAGAATTCGCCTTTTGCGGGGCGGCGCGGTTAACATGCGGCATGAAAACGAAAAAAGCCCCGAAGGACGTCGTGTCCGAGCCTTCGACGGATCTCGCCGCTTTGCCGGCGCCGGTGCGGGCGATCCGGGACAAGATATTGGCGGCGCTGGACAAGAACGACGTCGAGGCGTTGCGGATTCCGATAGACTGGAACGAGGTTCGCCCGCTCTTTGCAAAAAGCGGAACCTTCAAGGCGGGAACCAATCCAATCGAAATTCTAAAAGCGCTGTCCTTCGACAAAAAGGGACGCGAGACGGTCGCCGTCGCGCGGGCCGTTCTCGCGCAGCCCTTTGTGACGATCACGCGCGGTCCGGTGACGCTCTATGAGTGGCCGGCTTTCGCCAGCCGGCCGACGCCTCCCGCCATTGAGGACGAAGCTCGCGCGCGCTGGGCCTGCGTGCGCTTCGCCGATCTCGCCCGCTCCAACGCCGAGGGCAAGCCGCGTCCAGCGCGCATCGCCATCGCGTCGGATGGCGTGTGGCATTATTTCTGGAGCGAGGACTAAAAAGCGCTCGGACATTTTCCGTTTGAATGGCTCGCGTTCACGCTTGTCATTCCCGACGGGCCAAAGGCCCGATCGGGAATCCAGAGCCAAAATAGCGCTGTTTTGCTCTGGATTCCCGATCGCTCGCTGCGCGAGCGTCGGGAATGACACCCGAACCAATCAAGCGGATCGGTATCATATCTCCCGCTTCTCCTCATGCGGTTTGGCGTGCGCGCGGCCTTTTTCTTCGGCGCGCTTCAGCTCCTCGGCCTCCTCGGTTTCGAGCGCATGTTCGGCGTCTTTCGCCGCCTGCTCGACCTTGCCGCTCTCGACGAATTTACGCTGCGCCTCATTATATTGCCTGGCGGCCGTGCGGTTGCCTTCGCCTTCGTTGCGCGGAGTCGTTTCATTCTGTTTGGTCATTGCCGTCTCCTTGCGAGAGAACAATGAGCTAGCGCCTGCGGCGCGAGCGGAAATAGCCGACGTTCGAAATGGCGGGGCCAAATCCTGTTCAAAAGCTGAAGGAACAACAAAACCGGGTTCGCGTTGCAGGGAGTGGCGTTGGGGCTTTGGCGGACAAGGACCCAGGAGAAGGCGATGAGGAACCTGAGTAAGACGTTTACCGCGGCGCTCGCGGCCACCATGCTGGTCGGCGCGCTTTCCGTCGCGACGCCCGCCGACGCGGCCTGGGGTCGCTGGGGCGGCGGCGGTTGGGGCCATGGCTTCGGTGGCTGGGGGCATGGCGGCTGGGGCCGTGGTTGGGGATATGGCGGCTGGGGTCGCGGCTGGGGCAGCGGCTGGGGATATGGCGGCGCGGCGGCGGCCGGCCTGCTCGGCGGTCTGGCGCTCGGCGCGGCGGCTTCCTCGCCCTATTACGGCGGCTACTACGGCTATGGCGGCTATCCCTACGGCTATTCCGCGGCTCCCTATTATCCGGCTACCTACGGCTACGGCGGCGGCTGCGCCTGCTGGTGACGCGCGGCGAGCTGATCTAAGATCGCGGTCTGACACGCAAAAAATTGCAACCGCGCAGCAGCGCGGTTGCAGTCAGGATGATCGATGCTGAACGATCGGCGCCAGCGTTTCGCCGGCTTTGCGCTTCTCTTACCGTTACTTTCGTCGCCCGCCCTCGCGGGCTCGGTCGCTTCCCCCAATTGGATGGTTCCCAATAAGGACGTTGCGCTGCATTGCGCGCCGCTGCCCTATGAGATCCATTGCTCGATTTCGCGCCTGGCGAACCCCGAATATAGCTCCCACTGCTTCTACGTCGGGCCCGACGGAAGCTCCTATCCGATGAAGCGCGACTATCGCTTCGGCTTTTACAACGGCATCGTGAGCATCAAAGTCCACGACGGACTGCGCATCTCCGGTCAGCTCACCGAGGAGAGGACCGGCCGGCGCGCGGTCTGTTCGGAATAGGCCCTGGACTGCACTTCGAGCGTGAGGCATTTGGCGCCGCCGCCGGATTTCAGGAATTCGGATAGCGGCGTCACCACCGGTTGAAAGCCTGCCGCCGCAAGACGCCCCTGGAGGGAAGGCGAGCAGGCGTTCATGAAGACTCGGCCGCCCGCCTCGACGGCGTTGCAGGCGAAGCCCATGGCGTCGGCCTCGTCGACTTCGATCCGCCGCTGCGCAGGAACGCGCGCCGCGATCTCTTCGCGCGCGGCCTCGTCGAAGGCGCCCGGATAATACATTAGCCAGCCGCCGGAGAGCGGGCAGAGGCACGTGTCGAGGTGATAGAAGCGGGGATCGACCAGCTTTAACCCGACGGCTTCGCGGTCGAAAATGTCGGCCAGATGCTCGGCCGCCCGCGCATGCGAGCGCCAGCCATGCCCGCACCAGATCAGAGGCTGCGCACGATCGGGCAAAGCGTCTCCGGCGCCCTCGAAGGCGATGTCCTCGGGCCAGGGCGCGATCGTGAAGCCCCGCGCTTCGAACCAGTCGCGAAACAAATCTTCCTCGGGCCGACGCTCCTTGGCGTGGAAGCGCGCGACCGCGACCGTGTCGCCGATCGCCAGTCCGGCGTTCGCCGTGAACACCATATCGGGCAGGCCCTCGGCAGGCGCGACAAAATCGAGGGAGACATTGGCCCCGAGGTGGCGGCGTAAATTTTCCCACTGCTCGCGCGCGCGTTTGAGATCGGCGCGGCCGACCTGGTTCTCCATCCAAGGGTTGATGACGTAATCGACGCCGAAATGGTCGGGCGCGCACA contains:
- the mutL gene encoding DNA mismatch repair endonuclease MutL, with the protein product MAVRRLDPILVDRIAAGEVVERPASAVKELVENALDAGATRIDVAIEDGGRKLIRVIDDGCGMDEHDLALAVERHATSKIPDGDLTHIATLGFRGEALPSIAAVADLTIDTRAKEASHGFSIRVEAGEKRGLGPSSWPRGTRIEARALFAATPARLKFLKTDRTETAAVVDVVKRLAMAHPEVRFALSADSGALFDYPACGEDAARRIAQVLGEEFRANAFAIDAEREGVRLTGLASLPTYNRGNAQAQYVYINGRPVRDKLFAGAIRAAYLDFLAHDRHPVAALFIDCDPRIVDVNVHPAKAEVRFADPGLVRGLVVGALKQALAEKSHRSANTNARTAIDMLARYNGPREPPPYRAPPPADWRVADSPYAPSGFAEAPQATFDTGAPMARVHEAPTETLDDAPLGAARAQLHETYIIAQTRDGLVIVDQHAAHERLVYEKLKKQRAETGVARQMLLIPVVVDLDEGRMNALAGAFEELGALGLVIEPFGPGAVMVREAPAALGEVNHKRLVEDIADLLAEDGDARGLSRRLDHVLATCACHHSVRAGRRLSATEMNALLREMETTPGAAQCNHGRPTYVELKLSDIEKLFGRK
- a CDS encoding cob(I)yrinic acid a,c-diamide adenosyltransferase, giving the protein MVKLDRIYTRGGDKGATSLATGARRRKDDIRVEAYGAIDETNAAIGVARLAVNDTALDAMLERIQNDLFDLGAELATPHDPAKPVDPSMRLVILPSQVARLEKEIDALNADLAPLRSFVLPAGTPVAAHLHLARTICRRAERVMVTLMQTEGEELSAVALAYVNRLSDFLFVASRYANREKGDVLWKPGATR
- a CDS encoding TIGR02302 family protein, yielding MDLSSKNENGRLDSAGALEYALRRSATAILAERLLRLGAALVTLALFFVALSWLGFWRAVPVEARMLGVSLFGFLALYLAAREIARGLPKRKAAAARLDAAADGPLKPAASLDDTLAAQDADPATAALWALHRKRLETALAQTPVAAPRPRLPERDPYALRAFALVAAVAAAFVAGDEKRARLAAAFDWRAIHLLEPAQRIDAWFDPPAYMGRPPIVLAQESGTVQAPVNSTLRLRPAGASVSVEGALTPIDSAEKKERGFGLAGDARIDLPDGRSFTIAAIPDLVPTIELVGKPRNNARGTMTLSYRAEDDYGVVSAEAEFSKPAAAGRALYEPPRLPLELPAGAGGLGEGRATLDLADSPYAGARMTMRLVAKDAAGNEGASDPTEVTLPQRRFTKPLARALVEQRRILALDPDRRADVRAALEALSIAPDVFETPSAIHLGLRAARRSLEGKPGDDELRGVADMLWAMALSLEDGNTPQAERDLRAAEQALRDALARGANEEEIAKRTQDLRAALDKFLEQLGARAQPPEQQSDNASDPDSVTPNDLQAMLDDIEKAMKSGDMAEAQRLLDELQDIMENAQTGDASGAQNAAREKKRREMQQALSEIDQLAREEQRLRDDTFQGMKNPSDDDARRPQQRGGKKGQAQAGDDAAPERQRQQGLRDKLEHQQDAMKGEAGEAGEALDEARKSMKEAEEALKPGGEGRGKAVDAQGRAVESLRKGADKLAEQMRGDGQQGEEGEEGQSGKGHGKARGRFGQGRDPLGRSSGGQRASHEKYDPLGLPPAQRAHRVQEELRRRLGQPERPTEELDYLQRLLRR
- a CDS encoding dimethylarginine dimethylaminohydrolase family protein, whose amino-acid sequence is MNVHLKAETMHEPHLRAAQPGARILMCAPDHFGVDYVINPWMENQVGRADLKRAREQWENLRRHLGANVSLDFVAPAEGLPDMVFTANAGLAIGDTVAVARFHAKERRPEEDLFRDWFEARGFTIAPWPEDIAFEGAGDALPDRAQPLIWCGHGWRSHARAAEHLADIFDREAVGLKLVDPRFYHLDTCLCPLSGGWLMYYPGAFDEAAREEIAARVPAQRRIEVDEADAMGFACNAVEAGGRVFMNACSPSLQGRLAAAGFQPVVTPLSEFLKSGGGAKCLTLEVQSRAYSEQTARRPVLSSVS
- a CDS encoding twin transmembrane helix small protein, coding for MSNTLVFVAAAAVFAVLLAGFINMFRGGEGAPQRSQTLMRWRVGLQFVALAIALAALYFKGR
- the gcvPB gene encoding aminomethyl-transferring glycine dehydrogenase subunit GcvPB, with the protein product MLDRPAHIDDETPDTFTGNRALDQEEPLLFEIGRTDATGVDVEEPPQFAARLGGMERKDQIGLPGLSEPEAMRHYVRLSRKNCSIDAGLYPLGSCTMKHNPRANEKLARLEGLADLHPLQPISSVQGALELMETLAHWLLTLTNMQAIALSPKAGAHGELCGMMAIKSAVAARGEGATRNVVLIPQSAHGTNPATAALLGFSVRVVPGADDGTVRAAAVKEALGPDVAALMLTNPNTCGLFEREIIEIADAVHEAGAYFYCDGANFNAIAGVARPGDFGVDAMHINLHKTFSTPHGGGGPGAGPVVLSERLAPFAPVPFLRRNGEALELVEHAEGTQSFGRMTAFHGQMGMFVRALAYLLAHGGDGVAQASKDAVLSANYVRASLRDVMSQPFGDRLCMHEVLFDDAWLKGTGVSTLDFAKAMIDEGYHPMTIYFPLVAHGAMLIEPTESESKASLDLFIATLRDLAKRAKEGDAKRFTQAPRFAPRRRVDETAAARKPVLRWSAESPSLRGA